A part of Hippea maritima DSM 10411 genomic DNA contains:
- the hisF gene encoding imidazole glycerol phosphate synthase subunit HisF, with product MLAKRIIPCLDVDKGRVVKGVNFVELIDAGDPVEQAVIYDKQGADELVFLDITATYERRKTIIDVVRRTAEKVFMPLTVGGGIRSIEDIKDLLKAGADKVSINSAAVKNPELIDKASKIFGSQCIIVAIDAKRTDNGFEVFVKGGREPTGLDAVEWAIEVQQRGAGEILLTSIDADGTKDGYDIELTSLISRSVDIPVIASGGAGELKHFQEIFEKTEAEAALAASVFHFGIYTISDVKKFLKGMGINVRL from the coding sequence TGTCAACTTTGTCGAGTTAATAGATGCAGGAGATCCAGTCGAGCAGGCCGTTATTTATGATAAACAAGGTGCAGATGAGCTTGTGTTTTTAGATATAACGGCTACTTATGAGAGAAGAAAAACGATTATAGATGTTGTTAGGAGAACGGCTGAAAAGGTGTTTATGCCTTTGACAGTTGGTGGGGGCATACGTAGTATAGAGGATATTAAAGATTTACTTAAGGCTGGAGCAGATAAGGTTTCCATAAACTCAGCAGCTGTTAAAAATCCAGAGCTTATAGATAAAGCAAGTAAAATCTTTGGTAGTCAGTGTATAATTGTAGCTATAGATGCAAAAAGAACTGACAATGGCTTTGAGGTTTTTGTGAAAGGTGGAAGAGAGCCTACGGGGCTTGATGCTGTTGAGTGGGCGATTGAGGTGCAACAGAGGGGTGCAGGTGAGATACTTTTAACAAGCATAGATGCAGATGGAACGAAAGATGGCTACGATATAGAGCTAACTTCACTTATAAGTAGGTCGGTTGATATACCTGTTATAGCAAGTGGTGGTGCTGGAGAACTTAAACACTTCCAAGAGATATTTGAAAAAACTGAGGCTGAGGCAGCTTTAGCGGCAAGCGTATTTCACTTTGGTATTTACACCATCTCAGATGTTAAAAAATTTCTAAAAGGTATGGGTATAAATGTCAGATTATAG